GAACCCGATGAATTGGCATTATTAGCCCAAAAGGGAGACAAACAAGCCTTAGCCTGTTGGGAAACTTATGGACGCAATTTGGGAATTGGCTTGTCTAGCTTGATTTATGTGTTGACACCAGAGGCGATCGCAATTGGTGGAGGTATCAGTGCGAGTGCAGAGTTTTTCTTTCCCAGTGCGATCGCTGAAATTGAACGACGGGTGCTTCCTCCTTCCCGTGAAGGACTCCAATTAGTTAAAGCTGAATTGGGAAACCAAGCGGGAATAGTGGGTGCGGCGAAATTAGCCTGGGATTTGTCCCAAATATTGGGAATTCAGCCATCTAAGTGTGACACTTGAGGAAGTGAAACAAGAGTGGACACCACAAAACTATCTCGCAGGTGAAAATCCGGTTGAGTACCACAATGGGTTAATCCCCAATAACTAATCTCTCCCTGTTGGGATTGAATAACTGCGGTAATTCCCAAGTCTAATTCTGTGTCTAATTCCATCATTGGCGCTAAATCTAGTTCTAAATCCAGTTGGAATAGATGAGATTCCTGGTTTACCTGAAATGGAAGAGAAGCGATCGCTTTTTCTTCTTCCATTCCCTGTCGATAATCTGTAAAGCGATAGATGTTCCAATCTCCACTGGGAGAAAGATTGAATTCCCAGTAGCGGGGAGAGTTTTTGATTCCTAAAAAGAACTCTAAACAGGTGGTTTCCCAAAGTTCTCGCTGACGGCTAATCACTGTCTTTGGTGCAGGAACGTAGATTTGGGCGATATTTCCCGAAACCTGATAACAGATAGAAAAAATATTTGACTTTCGCTGTACCTTACCAGTAATTTGGATTTCGGGAAGTGGTGCAGATGAAGGGAAGGGTTTGAGGATGAAATTAACTTCATTCATCTGAATGACTCAATTTTATGCTTAATATCGGCTTCTTGAGCTTCAATACTTTCTGTAAGTTTAAATTGAACCAGCGCTCTAGCTAAATTGTGTTCTGGATACTTGATTTTAAAATAGACGTTACCAGCTAAGTAATCGGTAAAAAACCTTAAACCTAACTCAAAGGTAATTAGGCGAATTGCATCATAAATATATTCATAATCTGACGAAGTGAGGAAACTTCTGGCTACAGAAAGGTATCCTTGTAAAATATCTTGGCAAAGATCCACCTCAAACCGTACTCCATCTAAATCCTCTGTTTCTTCTCCCAAAACGTTACAGCCAGAACGGAGACAATCGCCAATATCATAGTGAACTAAACCAGGTTTGACTGTATCCAAATCGATCGCACTGATAGCTTGTTTAGTCTCGTTATCAATCAAGACATTGTTGATTTTGGGATCGCCATGCATTAACCTTAACTGCAACTTACCTTGGGTTTTTGCATCTTCCAAAATACTACAGAAAGAAGCGCGATCGCTCACAAATTTCAACCCATAGGCGACTTCTGCCGATTTAGTTACCTGGGTATCTTCTAAAACTTGCTGATATTGCGCTAAATAGCCTGGGGTGACGTGAAAACCAGGCAATGTATCAGCCAGCCTATCTGGAGGTAAATCGCCCATCAAGTGGTGAAACATCCCCAATGCATAGCCAATTTCTCGCCCATGATGACTATCTTGGATCGTATCAAAAGTTTGCGCGCCTTCAATAAAAGCGATCGCTCGCCAACAACCGCTATTCTCATCTTCCCAGTAATCTTTCCCCTCTGAAGTGCGAATCACATGGGGAACTTTCCAAACCCGATCTAAACAAGCATTTTGCAACTTAGCATCGATGTGTTCGGTGACAATACACATATTTTGCATCACCAGTTCCGGCTGGCGAAAAACCTGCGTATTGATCCTTTGCAAGATAAAATGAGGCTGATTAGCAGAATCTAAGGTGACTAAATAAGTCCGATTGATATTACCTTGCCCAAACTCTCTAATTTCCCTAATTTCACCATCACACGTAAAGCGATCGGCAATACTTATCAACTCATCCATCTTTGGCAACCGTTGCGATCAATCTGCACCAGTCTACACTGGAAATGATGATGCAATCTTAATCCTTGAGGTGCTTAATAATTTGCTGATGCTTATGGCGATGAAACAATAGTGCAGCAGCTTGCTGCACAAATACCTGAGAGATCGGGGCGAAAGAAAACCCAATCAACAATCAACAATCAACAATTAACAATCAACAATTCATACTTCAAATCAGCAATGCCAGAATTACTTGATCAGTCTAGCGTCAACACTGTTGGACTTTAATATTAAGTTCTTCTGCCACGATTTTACCCCCAGGCGTTTGGCTAAGTATGCTGATAAAACGAGAGGTAAGCCATAGACTTTGACTCGAAACTTGAAACGTCCCCACCAATCCTCAAACTTCAGGTTTTGTTCCATTGACGGCGTAACCTCTAATGATGGCAAACCACTGAGATCGTAGCCCCGCTCTACTAGCATATCTGCCATTCGAGATTCAGTAAGCTGAATCTCATTTTCAGACAATTTGCGTCGCCACTGTTGAGTCAGTTTTGGATTCGGAGCAT
The window above is part of the Merismopedia glauca CCAP 1448/3 genome. Proteins encoded here:
- a CDS encoding phosphotransferase enzyme family protein, coding for MDELISIADRFTCDGEIREIREFGQGNINRTYLVTLDSANQPHFILQRINTQVFRQPELVMQNMCIVTEHIDAKLQNACLDRVWKVPHVIRTSEGKDYWEDENSGCWRAIAFIEGAQTFDTIQDSHHGREIGYALGMFHHLMGDLPPDRLADTLPGFHVTPGYLAQYQQVLEDTQVTKSAEVAYGLKFVSDRASFCSILEDAKTQGKLQLRLMHGDPKINNVLIDNETKQAISAIDLDTVKPGLVHYDIGDCLRSGCNVLGEETEDLDGVRFEVDLCQDILQGYLSVARSFLTSSDYEYIYDAIRLITFELGLRFFTDYLAGNVYFKIKYPEHNLARALVQFKLTESIEAQEADIKHKIESFR
- a CDS encoding DOMON-like domain-containing protein, with product MNEVNFILKPFPSSAPLPEIQITGKVQRKSNIFSICYQVSGNIAQIYVPAPKTVISRQRELWETTCLEFFLGIKNSPRYWEFNLSPSGDWNIYRFTDYRQGMEEEKAIASLPFQVNQESHLFQLDLELDLAPMMELDTELDLGITAVIQSQQGEISYWGLTHCGTQPDFHLRDSFVVSTLVSLPQVSHLDG